A genomic stretch from Corynebacterium sp. 21KM1197 includes:
- a CDS encoding acylphosphatase, giving the protein MAQVTPDTRLTAFVHGHVQGVGFRWWTRSRALEIGLRGSATNLSDGRVCVVAEGSRAQCEELLALLRGGETPGRVDVVVEQWALPKGEHGFAER; this is encoded by the coding sequence ATGGCGCAAGTAACCCCGGATACCCGCCTCACCGCCTTTGTTCACGGGCACGTGCAGGGCGTGGGGTTTCGTTGGTGGACGCGCAGCCGTGCCCTGGAGATCGGATTGCGCGGATCCGCCACGAACTTAAGCGACGGCCGCGTGTGCGTGGTGGCCGAGGGCAGCCGCGCCCAGTGCGAGGAACTGCTCGCTCTGCTGCGCGGCGGGGAAACGCCGGGCCGAGTAGACGTGGTGGTGGAGCAGTGGGCGCTGCCCAAGGGGGAGCACGGCTT